The following coding sequences are from one Pseudonocardia sp. EC080619-01 window:
- a CDS encoding mandelate racemase/muconate lactonizing enzyme family protein: MKITDITLDRVRLPLDPPLRAAWDPRPRTAFDATIVRVHTDDGRVGIGSGDTMDGFDAFRDVFVGEDALAIARHVRALETCAVHGGHYWPLEAALWDLAGKAAGLPVATLFGGTYDRVPAYASFCVPRASSERVDVAAQVADEGFRAAKIRIDPNRIDEGVATVAAVRGALGDEFTIMVDLNQSWRTAGDVAPATDLAATRRLARRLADLDVFWVEEPLPYPDTDGFRTLRADNPGLRIAAGEMQHSVPEILRWIDEDVLDVYQMDVVLSVGMSRARTLAELAMLRHRSFTPHSWTNGIGLLANLHVAAGVGGGPWFEVPYDPPDWTPARRDFPLATPVTVGPDGCLAVPDAPGLGVELDEDAVARWRVG; the protein is encoded by the coding sequence ATGAAGATCACCGACATCACGCTCGACCGGGTGCGGCTGCCGCTGGACCCGCCGCTGCGCGCGGCCTGGGATCCCCGGCCGCGTACCGCGTTCGACGCCACCATCGTTCGTGTGCACACCGACGACGGGCGCGTCGGCATCGGCTCGGGCGACACGATGGACGGCTTCGACGCCTTCCGCGACGTCTTCGTCGGCGAGGACGCCCTCGCGATCGCCCGGCACGTCCGCGCCCTGGAGACCTGCGCCGTGCACGGCGGCCACTACTGGCCGCTCGAGGCGGCGCTGTGGGACCTGGCGGGGAAGGCCGCCGGGCTGCCCGTCGCCACGCTGTTCGGCGGGACCTACGACCGCGTGCCCGCGTACGCGTCGTTCTGCGTGCCGCGCGCCTCGTCCGAGCGGGTCGACGTCGCCGCGCAGGTCGCTGACGAGGGCTTCCGCGCGGCGAAGATCAGGATCGACCCGAACCGGATCGACGAGGGCGTCGCGACCGTCGCCGCGGTCCGCGGTGCACTCGGCGACGAGTTCACGATCATGGTCGATCTCAACCAGTCCTGGCGGACGGCGGGTGACGTCGCACCGGCCACCGACCTGGCAGCCACCCGTCGGCTGGCGCGCCGGCTCGCGGACCTCGACGTCTTCTGGGTCGAGGAGCCGCTGCCCTACCCCGACACCGACGGGTTCCGGACGCTGCGCGCCGACAACCCGGGGCTGCGGATCGCGGCGGGGGAGATGCAGCACTCGGTGCCGGAGATCCTGCGCTGGATCGACGAGGACGTGCTCGACGTCTACCAGATGGACGTCGTCCTCTCGGTCGGCATGAGCCGCGCCCGGACGCTGGCCGAGCTGGCGATGCTGCGGCACCGCTCCTTCACCCCGCACAGCTGGACCAACGGCATCGGGCTGCTGGCGAACCTGCACGTCGCGGCCGGCGTCGGCGGCGGGCCGTGGTTCGAGGTCCCCTACGACCCACCGGACTGGACGCCGGCGCGGCGGGACTTCCCGCTGGCGACGCCCGTCACCGTCGGTCCGGACGGGTGCCTCGCCGTCCCGGATGCGCCGGGGCTCGGCGTCGAGCTCGACGAGGACGCGGTCGCGCGGTGGCGGGTCGGCTGA
- a CDS encoding IclR family transcriptional regulator — protein sequence MTDAPRNSYGLSRDMALLEALASDEAHRADGLGVAQVARLTGREKSQVSRALRALAEAGLVERDDDSLVYRLGWRLFSLAARGADGRLTGVTEPALRRLAVETEETAHLCVLRDDALLTLRTVSGHSFRTSGWEGRRSPLVCTSAGRALLTDATPDELYVRFGIVEDLAPDYPGCRVRTVPQLWRAIREAAERGWAEARDELEPDLSGVAAPVRDFRGRIVAVLNIVGPTARIGERLDELGRTTAAAARAVSTELGWNPERP from the coding sequence GTGACCGATGCGCCCCGCAACAGCTACGGGCTGAGCCGGGACATGGCACTCCTGGAGGCCCTCGCGTCGGACGAGGCGCACCGTGCCGACGGCCTCGGTGTCGCGCAGGTCGCGCGGCTGACCGGCCGGGAGAAGAGCCAGGTGTCCCGGGCGCTGCGCGCACTGGCCGAGGCCGGGCTCGTCGAGCGCGACGACGACAGCCTCGTCTACCGGCTCGGCTGGCGGCTGTTCTCGCTGGCCGCGCGCGGCGCCGACGGGCGGCTGACCGGGGTCACGGAGCCCGCCCTGCGCCGCCTGGCTGTCGAGACCGAGGAGACGGCGCACCTGTGCGTACTGCGCGACGACGCGCTGCTCACCCTGCGGACGGTGTCCGGGCACTCGTTCCGCACGTCCGGCTGGGAGGGGCGCAGGTCGCCGCTCGTCTGCACCTCGGCGGGCCGTGCGCTGCTCACCGACGCCACACCCGACGAGCTCTACGTACGTTTCGGCATCGTCGAGGACCTGGCACCGGACTACCCCGGCTGCCGGGTCCGGACGGTGCCCCAGCTGTGGCGGGCGATCCGCGAGGCCGCCGAGCGGGGCTGGGCCGAGGCCCGCGACGAGCTCGAACCGGACCTCTCCGGGGTCGCGGCCCCGGTGCGGGACTTCCGCGGCCGGATCGTCGCCGTGCTCAACATCGTCGGGCCGACCGCGCGGATCGGCGAGCGGCTCGACGAGCTGGGCCGGACGACGGCGGCCGCCGCCCGCGCGGTGTCCACCGAGCTGGGCTGGAACCCGGAACGGCCCTGA
- the glf gene encoding UDP-galactopyranose mutase: MSLDGYDLASYDLIVVGSGFFGLTVAERVADGLGKRVLVLERRDHIGGNAYSEPEPETGIEIHRYGAHLFHTSNERVWEYVNRFTAFTNYQHRVFARVGEQVYAFPMNLALINQFFGKAHTPDEARTLIADQSSEVDTKQAANLEEKAISLVGRPLYEAFVKGYTAKQWQTDPTELDASIITRLPVRYTYDNRYFNDTHEGLPVDGYTAWLERMADHENIDVVLDTDFFEVRDALPAGTPVLYTGPLDRYFDHAEGELGWRTLDFEMSVEPTGDFQGTSVINYNDADVPFTRILEFRHMHPERDYPKDRTVIVREYSRFAESGDEPYYPINTPDDRAKLERYRELARKETANRNVLFGGRLGTYKYLDMHMAIGSALTMFENRLVPHFTEGRPLSGTESED, encoded by the coding sequence GTGAGCCTCGACGGGTACGACCTCGCCAGCTACGACCTGATCGTCGTCGGGTCCGGGTTCTTCGGGCTGACCGTGGCGGAGCGGGTCGCCGACGGCCTCGGCAAGCGCGTCCTGGTCCTGGAGCGCCGCGACCACATCGGCGGCAACGCCTACTCCGAGCCCGAGCCGGAGACCGGCATCGAGATCCACCGGTACGGCGCGCACCTGTTCCACACCTCGAACGAGCGGGTGTGGGAGTACGTGAACCGCTTCACCGCGTTCACGAACTACCAGCACCGGGTCTTCGCCCGGGTCGGCGAGCAGGTCTACGCGTTCCCGATGAACCTCGCGCTGATCAACCAGTTCTTCGGGAAGGCGCACACGCCCGACGAGGCGCGCACGCTGATCGCCGACCAGTCGTCCGAGGTGGACACGAAGCAGGCGGCGAACCTGGAGGAGAAGGCGATCTCGCTGGTCGGGCGCCCGCTCTACGAGGCGTTCGTCAAGGGCTACACCGCCAAGCAGTGGCAGACCGACCCGACCGAGCTGGACGCGTCGATCATCACCCGGCTCCCGGTGCGCTACACCTACGACAACCGGTACTTCAACGACACCCACGAGGGTCTGCCGGTCGACGGCTACACCGCCTGGCTGGAGCGGATGGCCGACCACGAGAACATCGACGTCGTGCTGGACACCGACTTCTTCGAGGTCCGCGACGCGCTGCCGGCGGGAACCCCGGTCCTCTACACCGGGCCGCTGGACCGCTACTTCGACCACGCCGAGGGTGAGCTCGGCTGGCGCACCCTGGACTTCGAGATGTCGGTCGAGCCGACCGGCGACTTCCAGGGCACCTCGGTGATCAACTACAACGACGCCGACGTCCCCTTCACCCGGATCCTCGAGTTCCGGCACATGCACCCCGAGCGGGACTACCCGAAGGACCGGACGGTGATCGTGCGCGAGTACTCGCGCTTCGCCGAGTCCGGGGACGAGCCGTACTACCCGATCAACACGCCGGACGACCGCGCCAAGCTGGAGCGCTACCGCGAGCTCGCCCGCAAGGAGACCGCGAACCGGAACGTGCTGTTCGGTGGCCGGCTGGGCACCTACAAGTACCTCGACATGCACATGGCCATCGGGTCGGCGCTGACCATGTTCGAGAACCGGCTGGTCCCGCACTTCACCGAGGGGCGCCCGCTCTCGGGCACCGAGTCGGAGGACTGA
- a CDS encoding DUF6541 family protein, giving the protein MSWLSAVPLVVLAAAWLTLPGLLVGVAAGLRGIAVWGAAPLLSVGLIAGSAVAGSMVGVPWSGAVPVAAACVFALVVVGARRLVLGRPLVPGPALARARTAQAWASLRQGGPDRRWTGLAALGGMLIAWALGFRAAIRGMDRPDALSQTFDANFHYNAVARILNTADASSLTVGGLVNSPGFYPSAWHGVVSLVAPLTPGPGEIVVASNVVALVTTLLVWPLSVLLLVRTLTGRSAGAALAAPVLALGFIAFPWTLVTYGALWPNLLGVALVPAALAAVALAARPGLGPDPVSPARPGPYPPGRVARWFPVVVGVLALGLAHPNALFGAVVVAAPPVLWGLTGAIRRGLRAGRWQTVRALAAVPAVAGVGGVLAWFMFVSPVLDGIRGYYWEPQVTVAGAIGNAVLHSPNGNDPAWSIAVLTLAGAVVALRRARTSWLVPAHVLVCALYVVGASSWSSIWTGVWYNDAPRIAALVPVTAAPLAALGLVALCSLVRRVACLVRDALTRAAPAVESWPRPRAAVLVAVGVLAVVATSGGLYQRSHIDQLAGIYQTPEQVLVGPEQAQFLRYAGELLPADAVVAQNPWAGTAMLWPLTDRKVLFPHLTGVWSPDQQLIAERLRDAANDPSVCAAVAETGVGYVVTAPPTFWQPDPLAENWPGLDDLADADGFELLAEDGDNALWRITACDAGRIVGS; this is encoded by the coding sequence GTGAGCTGGCTGTCCGCCGTCCCACTCGTGGTGCTCGCCGCCGCCTGGCTGACCCTGCCCGGCCTGCTCGTGGGTGTCGCCGCCGGGCTGCGCGGCATCGCGGTGTGGGGCGCCGCTCCGCTGCTGTCGGTCGGCCTGATCGCCGGGTCCGCGGTGGCCGGGAGCATGGTGGGCGTCCCGTGGAGCGGTGCCGTGCCGGTCGCCGCGGCGTGCGTGTTCGCGCTGGTGGTCGTCGGCGCCCGGCGGCTGGTGCTCGGGCGTCCGCTGGTGCCGGGGCCCGCGCTCGCCCGGGCCCGCACCGCGCAGGCGTGGGCCTCGCTGCGGCAGGGCGGGCCGGACCGCCGCTGGACCGGCCTGGCCGCACTCGGCGGGATGCTCATCGCCTGGGCGCTCGGCTTCCGGGCCGCGATCCGCGGGATGGACCGCCCGGACGCGCTGTCCCAGACGTTCGACGCGAACTTCCACTACAACGCCGTCGCCCGGATCCTCAACACCGCCGACGCGTCCTCGCTGACCGTCGGCGGCCTGGTGAACTCGCCCGGCTTCTACCCGTCGGCGTGGCACGGCGTCGTCTCGCTGGTGGCACCGCTGACCCCCGGACCCGGCGAGATCGTCGTCGCCTCCAACGTCGTCGCGCTGGTGACGACCCTGCTCGTCTGGCCCCTGTCGGTGCTGCTGCTGGTGCGGACGCTGACCGGTCGCTCGGCCGGTGCCGCGCTCGCGGCGCCGGTGCTGGCGCTGGGCTTCATCGCGTTCCCGTGGACCCTGGTCACCTACGGCGCGCTGTGGCCCAACCTGCTCGGGGTGGCACTGGTGCCGGCCGCGCTCGCCGCCGTCGCGCTGGCCGCGCGGCCCGGTCTCGGGCCCGACCCGGTCAGCCCGGCCCGGCCCGGCCCGTACCCGCCGGGACGGGTGGCGCGCTGGTTCCCGGTCGTCGTCGGCGTGCTCGCGCTGGGCCTCGCGCACCCGAACGCGCTGTTCGGCGCCGTCGTCGTCGCCGCGCCGCCGGTGCTGTGGGGGCTGACCGGCGCGATCCGCCGGGGCCTCCGCGCCGGCCGGTGGCAGACCGTGCGGGCGCTGGCGGCGGTGCCGGCCGTCGCGGGCGTCGGCGGGGTGCTGGCCTGGTTCATGTTCGTCTCGCCGGTGCTCGACGGCATCCGCGGCTACTACTGGGAGCCGCAGGTCACCGTCGCCGGGGCGATCGGCAACGCGGTGCTGCACAGCCCGAACGGCAACGACCCCGCGTGGTCGATCGCGGTGCTGACGCTCGCCGGCGCCGTGGTCGCGCTGCGCCGCGCGCGGACGTCGTGGCTGGTGCCCGCGCACGTGCTCGTCTGCGCCCTCTACGTCGTCGGGGCCAGCTCGTGGTCGTCGATCTGGACCGGGGTCTGGTACAACGACGCGCCCCGGATCGCCGCACTCGTCCCGGTGACGGCCGCACCGCTCGCCGCGCTCGGCCTGGTCGCGCTGTGCTCGCTGGTCCGCCGGGTGGCCTGCCTCGTGCGCGACGCGCTCACCCGGGCCGCGCCCGCCGTCGAGTCGTGGCCGCGGCCGCGGGCCGCGGTGCTGGTGGCGGTCGGGGTACTGGCCGTCGTCGCGACCTCGGGCGGGCTGTACCAGCGCTCGCACATCGACCAGCTCGCCGGCATCTACCAGACCCCGGAGCAGGTGCTGGTCGGCCCGGAGCAGGCGCAGTTCCTGCGCTACGCCGGTGAGCTGCTGCCCGCCGACGCCGTCGTCGCGCAGAACCCGTGGGCCGGTACCGCGATGCTGTGGCCGCTGACCGACCGGAAGGTGCTGTTCCCGCACCTGACCGGGGTGTGGTCACCGGACCAGCAGCTGATCGCGGAGCGGCTGCGGGACGCCGCGAACGACCCCTCGGTGTGCGCGGCCGTCGCCGAGACCGGCGTCGGGTACGTCGTCACCGCGCCGCCGACGTTCTGGCAGCCGGACCCGCTCGCGGAGAACTGGCCGGGGCTCGACGACCTCGCCGACGCCGACGGCTTCGAGCTCCTCGCCGAGGACGGCGACAACGCGCTCTGGCGGATCACGGCGTGCGACGCGGGGCGGATCGTCGGATCCTGA
- a CDS encoding DUF6541 family protein, producing the protein MGTPTWLSAVPVALAAAFWVVVPGLLVTRVGGLRGITAWGAAPLVSVALIATSAVAGTALGVPWSPWVPSVAAVLVAVPAGLLRAFVARRPAGSPLHRGWRSALRGWEPGRRLRTTFVRLRTPRGMFAQGPEPLTTALPQTWRTSAQREGADGRRAGLLATAGTLLAAALAWLAVVLGFGPVDQLSSTYDAVFHYSAVAHILATHDASSLTLGTLTSPGSPTAFYPGAWHDLVSLAAMTAGAGVPVATNAASWSVAALVFPLSALLLTRQVLGRSAGAAFAAPVLATAFTGFPWALMSFGVLWPNLLGVALLPAALAAVAVLASTVREPALPRAGAVALGVAALPALALSHPNAVFSLAVLGVFPILWGLVRLARHRLLTRRFWQPVAGLLVTVGGVAVVGWLMVASPLLAGVRNFDWPAFTSTPEAIAQVLLLSTNTRPPLWPVAALVLVGAVVSFRRVATSWLVPAHAASGFLYVLAASQEGDLTAGLTGAWYNDSYRLAAMVPVTGVPLAVIGVVTVAGLLRRVLLRAPGPVAPVVRRRGAPAALVLACTLALVAGYGGLRVGVHALVLAGTYQDSSDVLLEPGQREFFTEVAALVPPDDVVAADPFTGNSLLYPIAGREVLFPHLIGNWTPEQSLVATRLRDAATDPAVCEAAAATRVGWVISGPITFWPSHGGARWYPGLHDIAPVPGFELVAEGGGQELWRLTACDPAAPDEPAPQAMVPAEPPVPVPVPQR; encoded by the coding sequence ATGGGCACACCCACCTGGCTGTCCGCGGTACCCGTGGCGCTCGCCGCGGCGTTCTGGGTGGTCGTACCGGGACTGCTGGTCACCCGCGTCGGCGGGCTCCGCGGGATCACGGCCTGGGGCGCGGCCCCGCTGGTGTCGGTGGCCCTGATCGCGACGTCCGCGGTCGCCGGGACCGCGCTGGGTGTGCCGTGGAGCCCGTGGGTGCCGTCGGTCGCGGCCGTGCTGGTCGCGGTCCCGGCCGGGCTCCTGCGCGCGTTCGTCGCCCGCCGTCCGGCCGGCAGCCCGCTGCACCGGGGATGGCGCTCCGCGCTGCGCGGCTGGGAGCCGGGCAGACGGCTGCGCACCACGTTCGTCCGGCTGCGCACCCCCCGCGGGATGTTCGCCCAGGGCCCCGAACCCCTGACGACGGCGCTGCCGCAGACCTGGCGCACCTCCGCCCAGCGGGAGGGGGCCGACGGCCGGCGCGCGGGGCTCCTCGCCACGGCCGGGACGCTGCTCGCGGCCGCGCTGGCCTGGCTGGCGGTGGTGCTCGGCTTCGGGCCGGTGGACCAGCTGTCGTCGACCTACGACGCCGTCTTCCACTACAGCGCCGTCGCCCACATCCTCGCGACGCACGACGCGTCGTCGCTCACCCTCGGCACCCTCACCAGCCCGGGCTCGCCGACGGCGTTCTACCCGGGCGCGTGGCACGACCTGGTCTCGCTGGCCGCGATGACGGCCGGGGCCGGGGTGCCGGTGGCCACCAACGCGGCGTCCTGGTCGGTCGCCGCGCTGGTCTTCCCGCTGTCCGCGCTGCTGCTGACCCGGCAGGTCCTCGGCCGCTCGGCCGGTGCCGCGTTCGCCGCACCGGTGCTCGCGACGGCGTTCACCGGCTTCCCGTGGGCGCTGATGTCCTTCGGGGTGCTGTGGCCCAACCTCCTCGGCGTCGCGCTGCTGCCTGCCGCCCTGGCCGCGGTCGCGGTACTGGCCAGCACCGTGCGGGAGCCTGCGCTCCCCCGCGCGGGCGCCGTCGCGCTCGGGGTCGCGGCCCTGCCCGCCCTGGCGCTCTCCCACCCGAACGCGGTGTTCAGCCTGGCCGTGCTCGGGGTGTTCCCGATCCTGTGGGGGCTGGTCCGGCTGGCCCGGCACCGCCTCCTGACGCGGCGGTTCTGGCAGCCGGTGGCCGGGCTGCTGGTGACCGTCGGCGGGGTGGCCGTCGTCGGGTGGCTGATGGTGGCGTCCCCGCTGCTCGCCGGGGTCCGCAACTTCGACTGGCCCGCGTTCACCAGCACGCCCGAGGCGATCGCCCAGGTCCTGCTGCTCTCGACCAACACCCGGCCGCCGCTCTGGCCGGTCGCGGCGCTCGTCCTCGTCGGGGCGGTCGTGTCGTTCCGCCGGGTCGCGACGTCGTGGCTGGTACCGGCGCACGCCGCGTCCGGGTTCCTCTACGTCCTGGCCGCCTCCCAGGAGGGCGACCTCACGGCCGGGTTGACCGGTGCCTGGTACAACGACTCGTACCGGCTGGCCGCGATGGTGCCGGTGACCGGCGTCCCGCTCGCCGTGATCGGTGTCGTCACCGTGGCCGGCCTGCTGCGCCGGGTGCTGCTGCGCGCCCCCGGCCCGGTCGCTCCCGTCGTGCGACGCCGGGGGGCGCCCGCCGCGCTGGTCCTCGCCTGCACCCTGGCGCTCGTCGCCGGGTACGGCGGCCTGCGGGTCGGGGTCCACGCGCTCGTCCTCGCGGGCACCTACCAGGACTCGTCGGACGTCCTGCTCGAACCGGGCCAGCGGGAGTTCTTCACCGAGGTCGCCGCGCTGGTCCCGCCGGACGACGTGGTCGCCGCGGACCCGTTCACCGGCAACTCGCTGCTCTACCCGATCGCGGGCCGCGAGGTGCTGTTCCCGCACCTGATCGGGAACTGGACCCCGGAGCAGAGCCTCGTCGCGACCCGCCTGCGCGACGCCGCCACCGATCCCGCGGTGTGCGAGGCCGCCGCCGCGACCCGCGTCGGCTGGGTGATCAGCGGCCCGATCACGTTCTGGCCCTCGCACGGTGGCGCGCGCTGGTACCCGGGGCTGCACGACATCGCACCGGTCCCCGGGTTCGAGCTCGTCGCCGAGGGCGGCGGGCAGGAGCTGTGGCGGCTGACCGCCTGCGACCCGGCGGCCCCGGACGAGCCCGCGCCGCAGGCGATGGTCCCGGCGGAGCCGCCCGTCCCCGTGCCCGTCCCGCAGCGGTGA
- a CDS encoding class I SAM-dependent methyltransferase codes for MDPSEHTDLPEYERSLRMVERRRLATGFARQIAITTGPFLDRPFAECRVADLGCGYGYTALELAGMCREVVGIEPNAALAAEATTLAEEGGADNFTFRVQGIGEFGHGEDAGAFDVAVLDNVLEHLDDQPDALERIASCLRPGGVAYILVPNRWWPIEAHYSLPFLAWLPLPLANRYLRLSGRGQDYTDASYAPGYLRMRKLLARRPELDARFTVPGDVSLAEGGGSALYSAGVSALRRFPALWAISKAFLVVAVKKPA; via the coding sequence GTGGACCCGAGCGAGCACACCGACCTCCCCGAGTACGAGCGCTCGCTGCGCATGGTCGAACGGCGGCGGCTCGCCACCGGCTTCGCCCGGCAGATCGCGATCACCACCGGACCGTTCCTGGACCGGCCGTTCGCCGAGTGCCGCGTGGCCGACCTGGGTTGCGGCTACGGCTACACCGCGCTCGAGCTGGCCGGGATGTGCCGCGAGGTGGTCGGGATCGAGCCGAACGCCGCGCTGGCCGCCGAGGCGACGACGCTGGCCGAGGAGGGCGGCGCCGACAACTTCACCTTCCGCGTGCAGGGCATCGGCGAGTTCGGGCACGGCGAGGACGCCGGCGCGTTCGACGTCGCCGTCCTCGACAACGTGCTGGAGCACCTCGACGACCAGCCGGACGCGCTGGAGCGGATCGCGTCCTGCCTGCGCCCCGGCGGGGTCGCCTACATCCTGGTGCCGAACCGCTGGTGGCCGATCGAGGCGCACTACTCGCTGCCGTTCCTGGCCTGGCTGCCGCTGCCGCTCGCGAACCGGTACCTGCGCCTGTCCGGCCGCGGCCAGGACTACACCGACGCCAGCTACGCGCCCGGATACCTGCGGATGCGGAAGCTGCTGGCCCGGCGCCCCGAGCTCGACGCCCGGTTCACCGTGCCCGGCGACGTCAGCCTCGCCGAGGGCGGTGGCTCGGCGCTGTACTCGGCGGGAGTGTCGGCGCTGCGCCGGTTCCCGGCGCTGTGGGCGATCTCGAAGGCGTTCCTCGTCGTCGCCGTGAAGAAGCCGGCCTGA
- a CDS encoding arabinofuranosyltransferase, translating into MYDGGGPAAVDGSRPWPATVHRGPAGSGRPRSTRRPAALADLVVGPVVAVAVTVVVLAAVDGLSIPASSNVGLALTASGGAVIALVLVLAARTARPLLAAPLTWAGLAALPSVPLALFLANTPHYLFGVSGDQQFRVQFLTRFADSARLADFAYADLPPYYPAAWFWVGGRAAALLGVEAWQFHKAFSIATLAVTAVLAFALWALVTTRRRALGAAVATTLAGLATLAAYTPYSWLTGALVPPLAVLGLRLVRRRDGGPWVRTAVLVGLVLGVAAVTHTQILVFAGLVLTVLAVAGLVTRTARPLPLLGTVGVVLLAALPLTLLHWLPYLVAAAGEPTYSAGQHFLAEAGSRWPVPMLEPTALGGLCLAGTVWIVAAAGRSPVARALGATAACGYLWYLLSTLALAAGTTLLAFRIEPIMTAALASGAVWAAADLLGLLRRWGRDASARRAGTAVVTVLAAVAVVAQVQTVPETYEWAGSAQDYRPDGTKPDGSRNPDEPNAWLGELRGTIDGLTGRPEREVVVASANPALLTYHPYFSFQASGAQYANPLGNYPERTDELRRWSAAAGPVELLAALDRGPARAPSVFVFSRTADGLLQLPTTEDRFPDPSSGAPPATFGPQLFDDPAWQRRDVGPYAVLVRTATPAPR; encoded by the coding sequence GTGTACGACGGCGGCGGCCCGGCCGCGGTGGACGGCTCGCGACCGTGGCCGGCCACCGTGCACCGGGGGCCGGCCGGCTCCGGGCGACCGCGCTCCACCCGCCGTCCGGCGGCGCTCGCGGACCTGGTCGTCGGGCCGGTGGTCGCGGTCGCCGTGACCGTGGTCGTGCTCGCCGCGGTGGACGGGCTGTCGATCCCGGCGTCGTCGAACGTCGGGCTGGCGCTGACCGCGTCCGGCGGCGCGGTGATCGCGCTCGTCCTCGTCCTGGCGGCCCGGACCGCGCGCCCGCTGCTCGCCGCACCGCTGACCTGGGCGGGCCTCGCGGCGCTCCCGTCGGTGCCGCTGGCGCTGTTCCTCGCGAACACCCCGCACTACCTGTTCGGGGTGTCCGGCGACCAGCAGTTCCGGGTGCAGTTCCTGACCCGGTTCGCCGACTCCGCCCGGCTCGCCGACTTCGCCTACGCCGACCTGCCGCCGTACTACCCGGCGGCGTGGTTCTGGGTGGGCGGCCGCGCCGCCGCGCTGCTCGGTGTGGAGGCGTGGCAGTTCCACAAGGCGTTCTCGATCGCGACGCTGGCCGTGACGGCGGTCCTGGCGTTCGCGCTGTGGGCGCTGGTGACGACGCGGCGCCGCGCGCTGGGCGCCGCCGTCGCGACGACGCTGGCCGGGCTCGCGACACTGGCCGCGTACACGCCGTACTCGTGGTTGACCGGTGCGCTCGTCCCGCCGCTCGCGGTCCTGGGCCTGCGGCTGGTGCGCCGCCGCGACGGCGGGCCGTGGGTCCGGACGGCGGTGCTGGTCGGGCTGGTGCTCGGGGTCGCGGCCGTCACGCACACCCAGATCCTGGTGTTCGCCGGGCTCGTGCTGACCGTGCTCGCGGTCGCCGGCCTGGTGACCCGCACCGCGCGCCCGCTGCCGCTGCTGGGGACGGTCGGCGTCGTGCTCCTCGCGGCGCTGCCCCTGACACTGCTGCACTGGCTGCCCTACCTCGTCGCCGCGGCCGGGGAACCGACCTACAGCGCGGGTCAGCACTTCCTCGCCGAGGCCGGGTCGCGCTGGCCGGTGCCGATGCTCGAACCGACCGCGCTGGGCGGGCTGTGCCTGGCCGGGACGGTGTGGATCGTCGCCGCGGCCGGCCGCTCCCCGGTCGCCCGCGCCCTCGGGGCGACGGCGGCCTGCGGGTACCTCTGGTACCTCCTGTCGACGCTGGCGCTGGCCGCGGGGACGACGCTCCTGGCGTTCCGGATCGAGCCGATCATGACGGCCGCGCTGGCGTCCGGGGCGGTGTGGGCGGCCGCCGACCTCCTCGGGCTGCTCCGTCGGTGGGGCCGCGACGCGTCCGCCCGCCGGGCGGGCACCGCCGTGGTCACCGTGCTCGCGGCGGTCGCCGTCGTCGCGCAGGTCCAGACCGTCCCGGAGACGTACGAGTGGGCAGGCTCCGCCCAGGACTACCGGCCCGACGGCACGAAGCCCGACGGCTCCCGGAACCCGGACGAGCCGAACGCCTGGCTCGGCGAGCTCCGCGGCACGATCGACGGGCTGACCGGGCGTCCGGAGCGGGAGGTCGTCGTCGCGAGCGCGAACCCCGCGCTGCTGACCTACCACCCGTACTTCTCGTTCCAGGCGTCCGGCGCCCAGTACGCGAACCCGCTGGGGAACTACCCGGAACGCACCGACGAGCTCCGCCGCTGGTCGGCCGCCGCCGGCCCGGTGGAGCTGCTGGCCGCGCTGGACCGCGGCCCGGCCCGCGCCCCGTCGGTGTTCGTGTTCTCCCGGACCGCGGACGGGCTCCTGCAGCTGCCGACGACCGAGGACCGGTTCCCCGACCCGAGCTCCGGCGCCCCGCCCGCGACGTTCGGCCCGCAGCTGTTCGACGACCCCGCGTGGCAGCGGCGGGACGTCGGGCCGTACGCGGTGCTGGTGCGGACCGCTACACCTGCACCACGGTGA
- a CDS encoding VOC family protein, with protein MSTDTQAPTTVTNIGVAMFTVADQDAALAFYTQKLGWEVRGDSRFGENGEYRWLEVAPPGSTARLALNPPMYGEPGGSAIGVETADLAAEHARLSALGVADMEPMPTDDTPGAPKLFMLRDPDGNVVTVVQV; from the coding sequence ATGAGCACCGACACCCAGGCACCCACCACCGTCACGAACATCGGCGTCGCCATGTTCACCGTCGCCGACCAGGACGCCGCGCTGGCGTTCTACACGCAGAAGCTCGGCTGGGAGGTCCGCGGCGACTCCCGGTTCGGCGAGAACGGCGAGTACCGCTGGCTCGAGGTCGCCCCGCCCGGCTCGACCGCGCGGCTCGCGCTGAACCCGCCGATGTACGGCGAGCCGGGCGGCAGCGCGATCGGCGTCGAGACCGCGGACCTGGCCGCCGAGCACGCCCGGCTGTCGGCGCTCGGCGTCGCCGACATGGAGCCGATGCCCACCGACGACACCCCGGGCGCCCCGAAGCTGTTCATGCTCCGCGACCCGGACGGCAACGTCGTCACCGTGGTGCAGGTGTAG